Proteins co-encoded in one Streptomyces sp. NBC_01283 genomic window:
- a CDS encoding methionine synthase: MNAISWGPATGIGSMPGGDAREAAKTVTGSFEDFPYLAELPARGPGADMIGRTAGMLVELYARVEPSGWRIGDRPGRDTRRAKAWLGEDLDALEEFTQGYEGPVKVQAVGPWTLAAALELRNGEAALSDPGACRDLAGSLTEGLRTHLADVRRRIPGAQIVLQLDEPSLLSVLRGHIKTASEYRTHRAVDRQLVESTLREVLGVHDGSSVVHSCAPDVPFALLRRAGADAISFDFSLLTERDDEAIGEAVEGGTKLFAGVAAGVDGPLSDPAGSVMGVRTLWRRLGLNPGSLAESVVVTPSCGLAGASPAYARAVLAHCARAARSLADNPE; this comes from the coding sequence GTGAACGCGATCAGTTGGGGCCCGGCCACCGGCATCGGGTCCATGCCGGGCGGCGACGCCCGCGAGGCCGCGAAGACCGTCACCGGCAGTTTCGAGGACTTCCCGTACCTGGCGGAGCTGCCCGCGCGGGGGCCGGGCGCCGACATGATCGGGCGGACCGCCGGGATGCTCGTCGAGCTCTACGCGCGCGTGGAGCCCAGCGGCTGGCGGATCGGCGACCGGCCGGGACGCGACACGCGCCGCGCGAAGGCCTGGCTCGGCGAAGACCTCGACGCCCTGGAGGAGTTCACGCAGGGGTACGAAGGGCCGGTCAAGGTGCAGGCCGTCGGGCCGTGGACGCTGGCCGCCGCCCTGGAGCTGAGGAACGGCGAGGCCGCGCTCTCCGACCCGGGCGCCTGCCGTGACCTGGCCGGATCGCTCACCGAAGGCCTGCGCACCCACCTCGCGGACGTACGCCGACGGATCCCCGGCGCCCAGATCGTGCTCCAGCTCGACGAGCCCTCGCTCCTCTCGGTGCTGCGCGGGCACATCAAGACCGCGAGCGAATACCGCACCCACCGCGCCGTGGACCGGCAGCTCGTGGAGAGCACCCTGCGGGAGGTCCTCGGCGTGCACGACGGCTCCTCCGTCGTGCACTCCTGCGCGCCCGACGTGCCGTTCGCGCTGCTCCGCCGTGCGGGTGCCGACGCGATCTCGTTCGACTTCTCGCTGCTCACCGAGCGTGACGACGAGGCGATCGGTGAGGCGGTCGAGGGCGGCACGAAGCTCTTCGCCGGTGTCGCGGCGGGAGTGGACGGCCCATTGTCAGACCCTGCCGGTAGCGTCATGGGTGTCAGGACGCTGTGGCGCAGGCTGGGGCTGAATCCGGGTTCACTCGCGGAGTCGGTCGTGGTCACTCCGTCGTGCGGACTCGCGGGGGCTTCTCCCGCGTACGCACGCGCGGTGCTCGCCCACTGCGCCAGGGCGGCGAGATCACTCGCGGACAACCCTGAGTAA
- the gatB gene encoding Asp-tRNA(Asn)/Glu-tRNA(Gln) amidotransferase subunit GatB: MTVTTDLVSYEDALATYDPVMGLEVHVELGTKTKMFCGCSTELKQDANSQTCPTCLGLPGALPVVNEIGVESAIKIGLALNCEIAEWCRFARKNYFYPDMPKNFQTSQYDEPIAFNGYLDVQLEDGKVFRVEIERAHMEEDTGKSTHVGGATGRIHGASHSLLDYNRAGIPLIEIVTKPIEGAGERAPEVAKAYVAELREVIKALGVSEARMDKGQMRCDVNLSLRPHGREEFGTRSETKNVNSLRSVERAARFEIQRHAAVLNSGGTIIQETRHFHEEDGSTTSGRIKDNAEDYRYFPEPDLVPVAPARAWVEELRSGLPEMPRVRRNRLREEWGVSEHDMQSILNAGAVDPIVATIEAGADSAAARKWWMGEMARNANETGKALDELPVTPVQVARVAELVAKGDLNDKLARQVFEGVLAGEGTPDEVVEKRGLKVVSDEGALTAAVDEAIAGNPAIADKIRSGKVAAAGALVGAVMKATRGQADAARVKELILEKLGVEG, from the coding sequence GTGACTGTCACGACTGACCTGGTGTCGTACGAGGATGCCCTCGCGACGTACGACCCCGTCATGGGCCTTGAGGTCCATGTCGAGCTGGGCACCAAGACCAAGATGTTCTGCGGCTGCTCCACCGAGCTCAAGCAGGACGCCAACAGCCAGACCTGCCCGACCTGTCTCGGCCTCCCCGGCGCGCTGCCGGTGGTCAACGAGATCGGCGTCGAGTCCGCCATCAAGATCGGTCTCGCGCTGAACTGCGAGATTGCCGAGTGGTGCCGCTTCGCCCGGAAGAACTACTTCTATCCGGACATGCCGAAGAACTTCCAGACCTCCCAGTACGACGAGCCGATCGCCTTCAACGGCTATCTGGACGTCCAGCTGGAGGACGGCAAGGTCTTCCGCGTGGAGATCGAGCGCGCCCACATGGAGGAGGACACCGGCAAGTCCACGCACGTCGGTGGCGCGACGGGCCGTATCCACGGCGCGTCGCACTCGCTCCTGGACTACAACCGCGCCGGTATCCCGCTCATCGAGATCGTCACCAAGCCGATCGAGGGCGCGGGCGAGCGGGCTCCCGAGGTCGCCAAGGCGTACGTCGCCGAGCTGCGCGAGGTCATCAAGGCGCTCGGCGTGTCCGAGGCCCGGATGGACAAGGGCCAGATGCGCTGCGACGTGAACCTCTCGCTGCGCCCGCACGGGCGCGAGGAGTTCGGCACGCGTTCGGAGACGAAGAACGTCAACTCGCTCCGTTCCGTGGAGCGTGCGGCGCGCTTCGAGATCCAGCGCCATGCCGCGGTGCTGAACTCGGGCGGCACGATCATCCAGGAGACCCGTCACTTCCACGAGGAGGACGGCTCCACGACGTCGGGCCGCATCAAGGACAACGCCGAGGACTACCGGTACTTCCCGGAGCCCGACCTCGTCCCCGTCGCCCCGGCCCGTGCCTGGGTCGAGGAACTGCGCTCCGGTCTCCCGGAGATGCCGCGCGTGCGCCGCAACCGCCTCCGCGAGGAGTGGGGTGTCTCGGAGCACGACATGCAGTCGATCCTGAACGCCGGTGCGGTCGACCCCATCGTCGCCACGATCGAGGCGGGTGCCGACTCGGCTGCCGCGCGCAAGTGGTGGATGGGCGAGATGGCCCGTAACGCCAACGAGACGGGCAAGGCGCTCGACGAGCTGCCGGTCACCCCGGTGCAGGTCGCCCGGGTCGCCGAGCTCGTCGCCAAGGGCGACCTGAACGACAAGCTGGCGCGCCAGGTCTTCGAGGGTGTCCTCGCGGGCGAGGGCACGCCGGACGAGGTCGTCGAGAAGCGCGGTCTGAAGGTCGTCTCGGACGAGGGCGCGCTGACGGCCGCCGTCGACGAGGCGATCGCCGGCAACCCCGCCATCGCCGACAAGATCCGCAGCGGCAAGGTCGCCGCGGCCGGCGCCCTGGTCGGCGCGGTCATGAAGGCCACCCGGGGCCAGGCCGACGCGGCCCGCGTCAAGGAACTGATCCTGGAGAAGCTGGGCGTGGAGGGCTAG
- a CDS encoding DUF427 domain-containing protein, whose product MTAGHKITIEQGTDHVRVVRDGQVVADSSRPLLLRETGCPVRYYLPPEDVRTDLLAPSDTTTYCPFKGTASYWSLAGAEDGKDTVWAYPEPKDTVAQIKDHLCFYEVEVEAAE is encoded by the coding sequence GTGACAGCAGGACACAAGATCACCATCGAGCAGGGCACCGATCACGTACGGGTGGTGCGCGACGGCCAGGTCGTGGCCGACAGCAGCCGCCCGCTGCTGCTGAGGGAGACGGGCTGCCCGGTGCGCTACTACCTCCCTCCGGAGGACGTGCGCACCGATCTCCTGGCCCCCTCGGACACGACGACGTACTGCCCGTTCAAGGGAACGGCGTCGTACTGGTCGCTGGCGGGCGCCGAGGACGGCAAGGACACGGTGTGGGCGTACCCGGAGCCCAAGGACACGGTGGCACAGATCAAGGACCACCTCTGCTTCTACGAAGTGGAAGTAGAGGCAGCCGAGTAA
- the gatC gene encoding Asp-tRNA(Asn)/Glu-tRNA(Gln) amidotransferase subunit GatC, with the protein MPGITREEVAHLARLARLELKDEELDHFAGQLDDIIGAVARVSEVADQDVPPTSHPLPLTNVMRADEVRPSLTPEQALSGAPAQEQQRFKVPQILGED; encoded by the coding sequence ATGCCTGGCATTACGCGCGAGGAGGTCGCCCACCTCGCCCGCCTAGCACGTCTTGAGCTGAAGGACGAAGAGCTCGACCACTTCGCCGGACAGCTCGACGACATCATCGGCGCGGTCGCCCGCGTCTCCGAGGTCGCCGACCAAGACGTACCGCCGACCTCCCACCCGCTGCCGCTGACGAACGTCATGCGCGCGGACGAGGTCCGTCCGTCGCTCACCCCCGAGCAGGCGCTCTCCGGCGCCCCGGCACAAGAGCAGCAGCGTTTCAAGGTGCCGCAGATCCTGGGGGAGGACTAA
- the gatA gene encoding Asp-tRNA(Asn)/Glu-tRNA(Gln) amidotransferase subunit GatA, translated as MTDSKIDIIRLTAAEIAAKVASGELTAVEVTEAHLARIEAVDEKVHAFLHVDREGALAQARAVDAKRENGEKLGPLAGVPLALKDIFTTEGVPTTVGSKILEGWIPPYDATVTKRLKAADVVILGKTNMDEFAMGSSTENSAYGPTGNPWDLTRIPGGSGGGSSAALASYEAPLAIGTDTGGSIRQPAAVTGTVGVKPTYGGVSRYGMVAFSSSLDQGGPCARTVLDAALLHEVIAGHDELDSTSIDAPVPPVVEAARNGSVQGMRVGVVKQFAGEGYQAGVVQRFQESVALLKELGAEIVELDCPSFDLALSAYYLIAPSECSSNLARFDAMRYGLRVGDDGTKSAEDVTALTREAGFGDEVKRRIILGTYALSSGYYDAYYGSAQKVRTLITKDFEKAFEQVDVIVSPATPTTAFPIGERADDPMAMYLADVCTIPSNMAGNAAMSLPCGLAPEDGLPVGLQIIAPAMKDDRLYKVGAAVEAAFVERWGHPLLEEAPSL; from the coding sequence ATGACGGACAGCAAGATCGACATCATCAGGCTCACCGCAGCCGAGATCGCCGCGAAGGTCGCCTCCGGCGAGCTGACGGCCGTCGAGGTCACCGAGGCCCACCTCGCCCGCATCGAGGCCGTCGACGAGAAGGTGCACGCCTTCCTGCACGTCGACCGTGAGGGTGCCCTCGCGCAGGCCCGCGCCGTCGACGCCAAGCGGGAGAACGGCGAGAAGCTCGGCCCGCTGGCCGGCGTGCCGCTCGCGCTCAAGGACATCTTCACCACCGAGGGCGTACCGACCACGGTCGGCTCGAAGATCCTCGAAGGCTGGATCCCGCCGTACGACGCGACCGTCACCAAGCGCCTCAAGGCCGCCGACGTCGTCATCCTCGGCAAGACCAACATGGACGAGTTCGCCATGGGGTCCTCCACCGAGAACAGCGCCTACGGCCCCACCGGCAACCCCTGGGACCTCACCCGCATCCCCGGCGGCTCGGGCGGCGGCTCCAGCGCCGCCCTCGCGTCGTACGAGGCCCCCCTCGCCATCGGCACGGACACCGGCGGCTCCATCCGCCAGCCCGCGGCCGTCACCGGCACGGTCGGCGTCAAGCCCACCTACGGCGGCGTCTCGCGCTACGGCATGGTCGCGTTCTCGTCCTCCCTCGACCAGGGCGGTCCCTGCGCCCGCACGGTCCTGGACGCCGCGCTCCTGCACGAGGTCATCGCCGGGCACGACGAGCTCGACTCGACGTCCATCGACGCCCCGGTCCCGCCGGTCGTCGAGGCGGCCCGCAACGGCTCCGTACAGGGCATGCGCGTCGGTGTCGTCAAGCAGTTCGCGGGCGAGGGCTACCAGGCCGGTGTCGTCCAGCGCTTCCAGGAGTCGGTCGCCCTGCTCAAGGAGCTCGGCGCCGAGATCGTAGAGCTGGACTGCCCGTCCTTCGACCTGGCGCTCTCCGCGTACTACCTGATCGCGCCCTCCGAGTGCTCATCGAACCTCGCGCGCTTCGACGCGATGCGTTACGGCCTGCGCGTCGGCGACGACGGCACGAAGTCCGCCGAGGACGTCACCGCGCTGACCCGCGAGGCGGGCTTCGGCGACGAGGTCAAGCGCCGCATCATCCTGGGCACGTACGCACTGAGCTCCGGCTACTACGACGCGTACTACGGAAGCGCCCAGAAGGTCCGCACCCTGATCACGAAGGACTTCGAGAAGGCCTTCGAGCAGGTGGACGTGATCGTCTCGCCCGCGACGCCCACCACCGCCTTCCCGATCGGCGAGCGCGCCGACGACCCGATGGCGATGTACCTCGCGGACGTGTGCACCATCCCGTCGAACATGGCGGGCAACGCCGCCATGTCGCTGCCCTGCGGCCTCGCGCCGGAGGACGGCCTGCCCGTCGGGCTGCAGATCATCGCCCCCGCCATGAAGGACGACCGTCTTTACAAGGTCGGCGCTGCCGTAGAGGCCGCCTTCGTGGAAAGGTGGGGTCACCCGCTGCTTGAGGAGGCACCGTCACTATGA
- a CDS encoding putative bifunctional diguanylate cyclase/phosphodiesterase, with translation MEPTESAAPDSRLRARLRRGPCAWLSGRRAEREAREAESARPAVPSTAVERRERAWSTVGAYGTQELGVSETSGGRDAGPCSTQTGVDGRRRPLWRGAEAHGPDDASSERDPWPVLPVAVVTIAAVVLGTGFFLAFTGRSALFPSGTVGWSLAILTGLIVGHLVALGRDRWWGGTGSGGALTVAVLLLYGWVPAGMVSLTVVVLVGVARRHRWRQGVLHGAVDILGIGTGALAMAAFGTAPSTDSPWLPETWDLYSAPEVALAAAAYLVVTRVLLWYVHAPRTGALPTVTRTALVRQGLVGVALLGIAPLICVVAASTPILLPLFAIPLVALDSTLWIARARAEEQLRDPLTGLPNRQWLLERTWTALDDAERIGARSALMLIDMDRFRSVNDTLGHLAGDRLLLQIADRLRLALPRGAEAARLGGDEFAVLLPVADSTTSATRVARSLVAALGSPLDLDGLTLVLEASAGLAVFPDHAMDAEGLLRRADVAMYQAKRDRTGVEVYESKRDSNTPDRLGLLGDLRRALDAGDVELHYQPKVQFDGRVAGLEALVRWVHPERGKVPPDEFIAIAESSGLMPHLTEYVLETALCQVAKWQAMGLKVPVAVNVSPRDVHTPGFAGAVAARLARHGVPAGALQLEITEHVLLEDPQRAADTLAGLTGHGVKMSLDDFGTGYSSLVHLRRLPVSELKIDRSFVARLAVDNEDAEIVRCTVDLAHSLGLLVVAEGVEDDETWERLRDLGCDAVQGWLVAAAMPPDETTAWLRARGSRGWRRPVDVAAEEAAAAAAAEAGADIGK, from the coding sequence ATGGAACCGACCGAGAGCGCCGCACCGGACTCCCGGCTGCGCGCGCGCCTGCGGCGCGGACCGTGCGCGTGGCTCAGCGGACGCAGAGCGGAACGGGAGGCACGCGAAGCCGAGAGCGCGCGCCCCGCCGTCCCGAGCACCGCGGTTGAGCGACGTGAGCGGGCCTGGAGCACCGTCGGCGCGTACGGCACGCAGGAACTCGGCGTGAGCGAGACGTCGGGCGGCAGGGACGCGGGCCCCTGTTCCACCCAGACCGGGGTCGATGGGCGGCGCAGGCCGCTCTGGCGCGGCGCCGAGGCGCACGGCCCGGACGATGCCTCCAGCGAGCGCGATCCCTGGCCGGTGCTTCCGGTTGCCGTCGTGACGATCGCCGCGGTGGTGCTCGGCACGGGCTTCTTCCTCGCGTTCACCGGACGCAGCGCGCTGTTTCCCTCCGGCACGGTCGGCTGGTCCCTCGCGATCCTCACCGGCCTCATCGTCGGCCACCTCGTCGCGCTCGGCCGCGACCGCTGGTGGGGCGGCACGGGATCGGGTGGCGCCCTCACCGTCGCCGTCCTCCTGCTGTACGGCTGGGTGCCCGCCGGAATGGTCAGCCTCACCGTCGTCGTCCTGGTCGGCGTCGCGCGCCGGCACCGCTGGCGCCAGGGCGTCCTGCACGGCGCGGTCGACATCCTCGGCATCGGCACGGGCGCACTCGCCATGGCCGCGTTCGGCACGGCCCCGTCGACGGACTCGCCCTGGCTGCCCGAGACCTGGGACCTGTACTCGGCCCCCGAGGTGGCGCTCGCCGCCGCCGCGTACCTCGTCGTCACCCGCGTCCTGCTCTGGTACGTCCACGCGCCGCGCACCGGCGCCCTGCCCACGGTCACCCGAACGGCCCTGGTCCGCCAGGGTCTCGTCGGCGTCGCGCTGCTCGGCATCGCCCCGCTGATCTGCGTGGTCGCGGCCTCGACGCCGATACTGCTGCCGCTCTTCGCGATCCCCCTCGTCGCGCTCGACTCGACGCTGTGGATCGCGCGGGCCAGGGCCGAGGAGCAGCTGCGCGACCCGCTCACCGGTCTGCCCAACCGCCAGTGGCTCCTGGAGCGGACGTGGACGGCCCTCGACGACGCCGAGCGGATCGGGGCGCGTTCCGCCCTGATGCTGATCGACATGGACCGCTTCCGTTCGGTGAACGACACCCTCGGCCACCTCGCGGGCGACCGTCTGCTGCTGCAGATCGCCGACCGGCTGCGGCTCGCCCTGCCGCGCGGCGCGGAGGCCGCACGGCTCGGCGGCGACGAGTTCGCCGTCCTGCTGCCCGTCGCCGACTCCACGACGTCCGCCACCCGCGTGGCACGCTCACTGGTCGCCGCCCTCGGCTCACCCCTCGACCTCGACGGACTGACGCTGGTCCTTGAGGCCAGCGCCGGTCTCGCAGTCTTCCCCGACCACGCCATGGACGCCGAAGGACTGCTGCGGCGGGCGGACGTCGCGATGTACCAGGCCAAGCGGGACCGCACGGGCGTCGAGGTGTACGAATCCAAGCGGGACTCCAACACCCCCGACCGCCTGGGCCTGTTGGGTGATCTGCGGCGGGCGCTCGACGCGGGCGACGTCGAGCTCCACTACCAGCCGAAGGTCCAGTTCGACGGCCGCGTCGCGGGGCTTGAGGCGCTGGTCCGCTGGGTGCACCCCGAGCGCGGGAAGGTGCCGCCGGACGAGTTCATCGCCATAGCCGAGTCGTCCGGTCTGATGCCGCACCTGACGGAGTACGTCCTGGAGACGGCGCTCTGCCAGGTGGCGAAGTGGCAGGCGATGGGACTCAAGGTCCCCGTCGCGGTGAACGTGTCGCCGCGCGACGTCCACACGCCCGGCTTCGCCGGCGCCGTCGCGGCGCGTCTGGCGCGGCACGGCGTGCCCGCGGGAGCGCTCCAACTGGAGATAACGGAACACGTCCTCCTGGAGGACCCGCAGCGCGCCGCGGACACCCTGGCCGGGCTGACCGGCCACGGCGTCAAGATGTCCCTCGACGACTTCGGCACCGGGTACTCCTCCCTGGTGCACCTGCGGCGGCTGCCGGTGAGCGAGCTGAAGATCGACCGGTCGTTCGTGGCGCGCCTCGCCGTGGACAACGAGGACGCGGAGATCGTCCGCTGCACGGTCGACCTCGCGCACTCCCTCGGCCTGCTCGTCGTCGCCGAGGGCGTCGAGGACGACGAGACGTGGGAGCGGTTGCGCGACCTCGGCTGCGACGCGGTGCAGGGCTGGCTGGTCGCCGCCGCGATGCCGCCGGACGAGACCACCGCCTGGCTGCGGGCCCGGGGCTCCCGCGGCTGGCGCAGGCCGGTGGACGTCGCCGCCGAGGAGGCTGCCGCGGCGGCGGCCGCCGAGGCCGGGGCCGACATCGGGAAGTAG
- a CDS encoding TIGR00730 family Rossman fold protein: MNICVFLSAADLPDRYTRPAREFAELLGKGGHTLVWGGSESGLMKVVADGVHEAGGGLVGVSVDFLAAKARAVTAPDEMVIARDLAERKALLLEKADAVVIMVGGTGTLDEATEILELKKHGKHTKPVVLLNSAGFYDGLKEQFQRMEDEGFLPVPLTGLVFFAEEPVGALAYLEESVGMR; this comes from the coding sequence ATGAATATCTGTGTCTTCCTCTCCGCCGCCGACCTCCCCGACCGCTACACGCGCCCCGCGCGTGAATTCGCCGAGCTGCTCGGCAAGGGCGGCCACACCCTGGTGTGGGGCGGTTCGGAGAGCGGCCTGATGAAGGTCGTCGCCGATGGGGTGCACGAGGCGGGGGGCGGGCTCGTCGGGGTCTCGGTCGACTTCCTCGCAGCCAAGGCGCGGGCCGTCACCGCGCCCGACGAGATGGTGATCGCGCGGGACCTCGCCGAGCGCAAGGCGCTGCTCCTGGAGAAGGCCGACGCCGTGGTGATCATGGTCGGCGGCACGGGCACGCTGGACGAGGCCACCGAGATCCTCGAACTCAAGAAGCACGGCAAGCACACCAAGCCGGTCGTCCTGCTGAACTCGGCGGGCTTCTACGACGGCCTGAAGGAGCAGTTCCAGCGCATGGAGGACGAGGGCTTCCTGCCGGTGCCGCTGACCGGTCTCGTCTTCTTCGCCGAGGAGCCGGTCGGCGCGCTCGCCTACCTCGAGGAGTCCGTGGGCATGCGCTGA
- the ligA gene encoding NAD-dependent DNA ligase LigA, translating to MAVEQQGSVPAEARDQHAQLAEQIEEHRFRYYVNDQPVVSDAEFDKLLRSLEALEDEYSELRTPDSPTQKVSGAYETEFTSVQHRERMLSLDNAFDDEELAAWADRVGKEVGTTDHHFLCELKVDGLAVNLTYEDGKLTRAATRGDGRTGEDITPNVRTIADIPDRLKGDAIPALVEIRGEVFFPMEKFEELNARLVEAGDKPFANPRNAAAGSLRQKDPRVTATRPLHMVVHGIGAREGFDIDCLSHAYDLLKEWGLPTAQHNKVVQGLDGVRDFITYFGENRHSVEHEIDGVVVKLDEIPLQGRLGSTSRAPRWAIAWKYAPEEVNTKLVNIRVGVGRTGRVTPYAQVEPVTVAGSEVEFATLHNQDVVKKKGVFIGDTVVLRKAGDVIPEILGPVVDLRDGTEREFVMPAECPECGTALRPMKEGDIDLRCPNARSCPAQLRERLFYLAGRKCLDIENFGYVAAAALTKPLEPSEPPVLDEGDIFDLTIDRLLPIKAYVLDQDSGLPKRDPKTGEEKIATVFANQQGEARKNALSMLENIAAAKERPLARVITGLSIRHVGPVAAEALAREFRSVDRIEQATEEELAAVEGVGPTIAASLKQWFEEEWHREILRKWRAAGVRMEEEGGGEDEGPRPLEGLTVVVTGTLEHHTRDGAKDALQSRGAKVTGSVSKKTAFVVVGDNPGSKYDKAMQLKVPVLNEEGFAVLLEQGPDAAAEVALPTEE from the coding sequence GTGGCTGTCGAACAGCAAGGCTCTGTGCCCGCCGAGGCACGGGATCAGCACGCCCAGCTGGCCGAACAGATCGAGGAGCACCGCTTCCGGTACTACGTGAACGACCAACCGGTCGTCAGCGACGCCGAGTTCGACAAGCTCCTTCGTTCGCTCGAGGCCCTGGAGGACGAGTACAGCGAGCTGCGCACGCCCGACTCGCCCACCCAGAAGGTCTCCGGGGCGTACGAGACCGAGTTCACCTCGGTCCAGCACCGCGAGCGGATGCTCTCCCTGGACAACGCCTTCGACGACGAGGAGCTCGCCGCCTGGGCCGACCGCGTCGGCAAGGAGGTCGGCACCACCGACCACCACTTCCTGTGCGAGCTGAAGGTCGACGGCCTCGCCGTGAACCTCACGTACGAGGACGGCAAGCTCACGCGCGCGGCCACCCGGGGCGACGGCCGCACCGGCGAGGACATCACTCCGAACGTCCGCACCATCGCGGACATCCCGGACCGCCTCAAGGGCGACGCCATCCCCGCCCTCGTCGAGATCCGCGGCGAGGTCTTCTTCCCCATGGAGAAGTTCGAGGAGCTGAACGCCCGCCTGGTGGAGGCCGGCGACAAGCCCTTCGCCAACCCGCGCAACGCGGCGGCGGGTTCACTGCGCCAGAAGGACCCGCGCGTCACCGCGACGCGACCGCTGCACATGGTGGTGCACGGCATCGGCGCCCGCGAGGGCTTCGACATCGACTGCCTCAGCCACGCGTACGACCTGCTCAAGGAGTGGGGCCTGCCCACTGCCCAGCACAACAAGGTGGTCCAAGGCCTCGACGGCGTCCGGGACTTCATCACGTACTTCGGCGAGAACCGCCACTCCGTGGAGCACGAGATCGACGGCGTCGTCGTGAAGCTCGACGAGATCCCGCTCCAGGGCCGCCTCGGCTCGACCTCCCGCGCCCCCCGCTGGGCGATCGCCTGGAAGTACGCCCCCGAGGAGGTCAACACCAAGCTGGTCAACATCCGGGTGGGCGTCGGCCGCACCGGCCGCGTCACGCCGTACGCCCAGGTGGAGCCCGTCACGGTCGCGGGATCCGAGGTCGAGTTCGCGACCCTGCACAACCAGGACGTGGTGAAGAAGAAGGGCGTCTTCATCGGCGACACGGTCGTCCTGCGCAAGGCGGGCGACGTCATCCCGGAGATCCTCGGCCCCGTCGTGGACCTGCGGGACGGCACCGAGCGGGAGTTCGTGATGCCCGCCGAGTGCCCCGAGTGCGGGACGGCGCTGCGACCGATGAAGGAGGGCGACATCGACCTCCGCTGCCCCAACGCCCGTTCGTGCCCGGCCCAGTTGCGCGAGCGCCTCTTCTATCTCGCGGGCCGCAAGTGCCTGGACATCGAGAACTTCGGGTATGTCGCGGCGGCCGCCCTGACCAAGCCCCTGGAGCCGTCCGAGCCGCCGGTCCTCGACGAGGGCGACATCTTCGACCTCACCATCGACCGGCTCCTGCCGATCAAGGCGTACGTACTGGATCAGGACAGCGGTCTGCCCAAGCGGGACCCGAAGACGGGCGAGGAGAAGATCGCCACGGTCTTCGCCAACCAGCAGGGCGAGGCCAGGAAGAACGCGCTCTCCATGCTGGAGAACATCGCGGCGGCCAAGGAGCGCCCGCTCGCGCGCGTCATCACGGGCCTCTCCATCCGCCATGTGGGCCCGGTCGCCGCGGAGGCGCTGGCCCGCGAGTTCCGGTCCGTCGACCGGATCGAGCAGGCCACCGAGGAGGAACTTGCCGCGGTCGAGGGAGTGGGCCCGACCATCGCCGCCTCCCTGAAGCAGTGGTTCGAGGAGGAGTGGCACCGGGAGATCCTGCGCAAGTGGCGCGCGGCCGGGGTCCGCATGGAGGAAGAGGGCGGGGGAGAGGACGAGGGGCCGCGTCCGCTCGAAGGCCTCACCGTCGTCGTGACCGGAACGCTTGAGCACCACACGCGGGATGGCGCAAAAGATGCGTTGCAGAGCCGGGGAGCAAAGGTGACCGGTTCCGTTTCCAAGAAGACGGCTTTCGTGGTGGTGGGCGACAATCCCGGCTCCAAGTACGACAAGGCGATGCAACTCAAGGTTCCGGTTCTCAACGAGGAAGGCTTCGCCGTCCTGCTGGAACAGGGACCGGACGCGGCAGCGGAAGTTGCGCTTCCGACCGAGGAGTAG
- a CDS encoding SDR family oxidoreductase, translated as MATHVITGAGSGIGAAVARRLHARGDALVLHARDAGRAKELAAQFPGSATLVGDLSDPDKLSWAFGHQSLPDRVDSLLHIAGVVDLGRVGDLTPKSWRHQLNVNLIAPAELTRHFLPQLRVAQGHVVFVNSGAGLSAHADWSAYAASKHGLKALADSLRAEEHANGVRVTSVYPGRTASAMQAKVHQQEGKTYDPSRFIDPESVATTILMAVDLPRDAEVNDLTVRPGQ; from the coding sequence ATGGCAACACATGTGATCACCGGGGCCGGCTCCGGCATCGGCGCGGCCGTCGCCCGCCGCCTCCACGCACGCGGCGATGCCCTCGTCCTGCACGCACGGGACGCGGGCCGCGCCAAGGAACTCGCGGCACAATTCCCCGGGTCGGCCACCCTCGTGGGCGACCTCTCCGACCCGGACAAGCTCTCCTGGGCCTTCGGCCACCAGTCGCTGCCCGACCGGGTGGACTCCCTGCTCCACATCGCGGGCGTCGTCGACCTGGGCCGGGTCGGTGACCTGACCCCCAAGTCCTGGCGCCACCAGCTCAACGTGAACCTCATCGCCCCCGCCGAGCTGACCCGCCACTTCCTGCCCCAACTCCGGGTCGCCCAGGGCCACGTCGTCTTCGTGAACTCGGGCGCGGGCCTGAGCGCCCACGCCGACTGGTCCGCCTACGCCGCCTCCAAGCACGGCCTCAAGGCCCTGGCCGACTCGCTGCGCGCCGAGGAGCACGCGAACGGCGTCCGGGTCACCTCCGTCTACCCGGGCCGCACGGCGAGCGCCATGCAGGCCAAGGTCCACCAGCAGGAGGGCAAGACGTACGACCCCTCCCGCTTCATCGACCCGGAGTCGGTCGCCACGACGATCCTGATGGCCGTCGACCTGCCGCGCGACGCGGAGGTCAACGACCTGACCGTGCGGCCGGGACAGTGA